One Candidatus Buchananbacteria bacterium CG10_big_fil_rev_8_21_14_0_10_42_9 DNA window includes the following coding sequences:
- a CDS encoding HAD family phosphatase, which yields MTVPKLACIFDMDGVIVDNVSYHEKAWMEFGKKHGVTVTKKIFDEKISGRRNPEIVQILLGKKITGKELEQLSAEQPALYRELYKGKSKLIAGLEEFLKKCQRNNIPTALATSSPIENVEQLFNETNSRSFFNAITAQHDVTKGKPDPEIYLLSAKKLGVKSKYCIVFEDSLSGVASGKNADMKVIGITTTHTPEELHQADKTIKDYTEITLEDLA from the coding sequence ATGACGGTACCTAAGCTGGCTTGCATCTTTGATATGGACGGAGTAATTGTAGATAACGTCAGCTATCATGAAAAAGCCTGGATGGAATTTGGCAAAAAACATGGGGTCACAGTCACCAAAAAAATTTTTGATGAAAAAATCTCCGGCCGGCGCAACCCTGAAATCGTGCAAATTTTACTAGGCAAAAAAATTACTGGGAAAGAACTTGAGCAATTAAGTGCCGAACAACCGGCATTATACCGGGAATTGTACAAAGGTAAATCAAAATTAATTGCCGGCCTAGAAGAGTTTTTGAAAAAATGCCAGAGGAATAACATTCCAACTGCCCTGGCAACCTCATCCCCAATTGAAAACGTGGAACAATTATTCAACGAAACAAATTCCCGTAGCTTTTTTAATGCCATAACCGCGCAACATGATGTTACTAAAGGCAAACCTGACCCAGAAATTTATCTGCTCTCAGCAAAAAAACTAGGAGTGAAATCAAAATATTGCATCGTTTTTGAAGACTCTCTTTCAGGTGTAGCTTCTGGTAAAAACGCCGACATGAAAGTTATTGGCATAACAACTACTCACACCCCCGAAGAACTGCACCAGGCCGATAAAACAATTAAAGACTACACTGAAATCACTTTGGAAGATTTGGCCTAA